A DNA window from Helianthus annuus cultivar XRQ/B chromosome 15, HanXRQr2.0-SUNRISE, whole genome shotgun sequence contains the following coding sequences:
- the LOC110910863 gene encoding protein DETOXIFICATION 40 isoform X1 — protein MDSQTNEANHPLLEPVQDCSISDQSAASHGGSVELERVLSDTDTPLIRRLALASWIELNLLYKLAAPAVMVYLINNVMSLSTRIFSGQLGNLELAAASLGNQGIQLFAYGLMLGMGSAVETLCGQAFGAQKHDMLGVYLQRSAIVLLVTAIPITIIYVYSKPILISLGQSPPMASAVALYVYGLIPQVFAYAINFPIQKFLQAQSIVAPSAYISAGTLVVHLVLSWIMVYKLGLGLLGASLTLSLSWWIIVVGQFVYILMSHRCKDTWTGLSRKAFGGLWEFVKLSSGSAVMLCLETWYFQILVLIAGLLENPELALDALSVCLGVNSLLFMVSVGFNAAASVRVGNELGAGNPRAAAFSVLTVTTVSFLIALVEAMIVLSLRHVISYAFTGGETVAHAVSDLCPLLAITIILNGIQPVLSGVAVGCGWQAYVAYVNIGCYYIVGIPLGLLLGFHFNFGVKGIWSGMIGGTGMQTFILLWSTFRTDWNKEVEKTNKRLDKWEAKEETLLKE, from the exons atggaCTCCCAAACAAATGAAGCTAATCATCCTCTTTTAGAACCTGTTCAAGACTGCTCAATTTCTGATCAATCTGCTGCCAGCCATGGCGGTAGTGTGGAGCTGGAGAGGGTGCTTTCCGACACCGACACACCCTTGATCAGGCGGCTTGCATTGGCTTCCTGGATCGAGCTCAATCTATTGTATAAGCTGGCTGCACCCGCGGTGATGGTTTACTTGATCAACAATGTCATGTCACTCTCCACCAGAATCTTTTCCGGCCAACTTGGAAACCTCGAACTTGCAGCCGCCTCCCTCGGCAACCAAGGGATCCAACTCTTTGCTTATGGCCTCATG CTTGGAATGGGTAGCGCGGTGGAGACGCTATGCGGTCAAGCATTTGGGGCACAAAAACATGACATGTTAGGAGTATACCTTCAAAGATCCGCAATTGTTCTCTTAGTAACAGCCATCCCAATCACTATAATTTACGTATATTCTAAACCAATTTTAATTTCACTCGGTCAATCGCCACCAATGGCATCAGCTGTAGCACTATATGTCTACGGTCTCATTCCTCAAGTATTCGCTTATGCCATCAACTTTCCTATACAAAAGTTCCTTCAAGCTCAAAGTATCGTGGCTCCAAGTGCTTATATATCTGCTGGAACCCTAGTTGTGCACTTGGTACTCTCTTGGATCATGGTCTACAAGTTAGGGCTGGGCTTGCTAGGGGCTTCTTTGACCCTAAGTTTGTCATGGTGGATTATAGTGGTTGGTCAGTTTGTTTACATCTTGATGAGCCATAGATGCAAGGATACATGGACCGGGCTCAGCCGGAAGGCGTTCGGTGGGCTCTGGGAGTTTGTAAAATTGTCGAGTGGGTCGGCAGTGATGTTATGTTTGGAGACATGGTATTTTCAGATCTTGGTGTTGATTGCAGGGTTGCTTGAGAACCCTGAGCTAGCATTGGATGCACTTTCGGTTTG CTTGGGTGTCAATAGTTTGTTGTTCATGGTCTCAGTTGGATTCAATGCAGCTGCTAG TGTTAGGGTTGGAAACGAGCTTGGAGCAGGAAACCCTAGAGCCGCAGCCTTTTCGGTGTTAACAGTTACTACAGTCTCATTTCTCATTGCCTTAGTCGAAGCGATGATTGTTTTGTCATTGCGACATGTTATTAGCTATGCGTTCACTGGTGGTGAAACCGTTGCACATGCAGTCTCTGATCTTTGCCCACTATTGGCCATCACCATCATTCTTAATGGCATACAACCCGTTTTATCAG GTGTGGCTGTCGGGTGTGGATGGCAAGCTTATGTGGCATACGTGAACATTGGGTGCTATTACATTGTAGGCATCCCCCTTGGGCTCCTTCTCGGCTTCCATTTCAACTTCGGAGTTAAG GGAATATGGTCGGGAATGATCGGAGGAACTGGGATGCAAACCTTCATTTTACTATGGTCAACATTTCGTACAGACTGGAATAAAGAG GTGGAAAAAACTAACAAACGTTTGGATAAATGGGAAGCAAAGGAAGAAACCCTTTTGAAGGAATGA
- the LOC110910863 gene encoding protein DETOXIFICATION 40 isoform X2, whose amino-acid sequence MGSAVETLCGQAFGAQKHDMLGVYLQRSAIVLLVTAIPITIIYVYSKPILISLGQSPPMASAVALYVYGLIPQVFAYAINFPIQKFLQAQSIVAPSAYISAGTLVVHLVLSWIMVYKLGLGLLGASLTLSLSWWIIVVGQFVYILMSHRCKDTWTGLSRKAFGGLWEFVKLSSGSAVMLCLETWYFQILVLIAGLLENPELALDALSVCLGVNSLLFMVSVGFNAAASVRVGNELGAGNPRAAAFSVLTVTTVSFLIALVEAMIVLSLRHVISYAFTGGETVAHAVSDLCPLLAITIILNGIQPVLSGVAVGCGWQAYVAYVNIGCYYIVGIPLGLLLGFHFNFGVKGIWSGMIGGTGMQTFILLWSTFRTDWNKEVEKTNKRLDKWEAKEETLLKE is encoded by the exons ATGGGTAGCGCGGTGGAGACGCTATGCGGTCAAGCATTTGGGGCACAAAAACATGACATGTTAGGAGTATACCTTCAAAGATCCGCAATTGTTCTCTTAGTAACAGCCATCCCAATCACTATAATTTACGTATATTCTAAACCAATTTTAATTTCACTCGGTCAATCGCCACCAATGGCATCAGCTGTAGCACTATATGTCTACGGTCTCATTCCTCAAGTATTCGCTTATGCCATCAACTTTCCTATACAAAAGTTCCTTCAAGCTCAAAGTATCGTGGCTCCAAGTGCTTATATATCTGCTGGAACCCTAGTTGTGCACTTGGTACTCTCTTGGATCATGGTCTACAAGTTAGGGCTGGGCTTGCTAGGGGCTTCTTTGACCCTAAGTTTGTCATGGTGGATTATAGTGGTTGGTCAGTTTGTTTACATCTTGATGAGCCATAGATGCAAGGATACATGGACCGGGCTCAGCCGGAAGGCGTTCGGTGGGCTCTGGGAGTTTGTAAAATTGTCGAGTGGGTCGGCAGTGATGTTATGTTTGGAGACATGGTATTTTCAGATCTTGGTGTTGATTGCAGGGTTGCTTGAGAACCCTGAGCTAGCATTGGATGCACTTTCGGTTTG CTTGGGTGTCAATAGTTTGTTGTTCATGGTCTCAGTTGGATTCAATGCAGCTGCTAG TGTTAGGGTTGGAAACGAGCTTGGAGCAGGAAACCCTAGAGCCGCAGCCTTTTCGGTGTTAACAGTTACTACAGTCTCATTTCTCATTGCCTTAGTCGAAGCGATGATTGTTTTGTCATTGCGACATGTTATTAGCTATGCGTTCACTGGTGGTGAAACCGTTGCACATGCAGTCTCTGATCTTTGCCCACTATTGGCCATCACCATCATTCTTAATGGCATACAACCCGTTTTATCAG GTGTGGCTGTCGGGTGTGGATGGCAAGCTTATGTGGCATACGTGAACATTGGGTGCTATTACATTGTAGGCATCCCCCTTGGGCTCCTTCTCGGCTTCCATTTCAACTTCGGAGTTAAG GGAATATGGTCGGGAATGATCGGAGGAACTGGGATGCAAACCTTCATTTTACTATGGTCAACATTTCGTACAGACTGGAATAAAGAG GTGGAAAAAACTAACAAACGTTTGGATAAATGGGAAGCAAAGGAAGAAACCCTTTTGAAGGAATGA